One Campylobacter sp. MIT 99-7217 genomic window, CCAAGAGGATAGCCTATCTTAGAAATGAGCTTTCCAAAAAGCCCGCCTGTGATAAAATATGCCCCAAAAAAGCAAAACTGAATTAAGGCTGCTTCAAAATAATTTAACTCAAAAATAACCTTTAAATGAGGTATTAATATATCATTTAAAACCGTAATAAAGCCCATGAAAAAAAACAATGCAGTAAGCGTTGCAAGGGCAAAACTTGATGAAGTTGTCTTCATTTTTTCTCCTTTAAATTTAATTAAAATTTGGAATTAAATTCCTTATAAATCTCGATGAGATGATTAGTAGAGCTATCATGCTCTTTTAAAGCCTTTTCATTATAAAGCTTTGCTAATATGTCTTTGGCTAGTTCTTTTCCAAGCTCAACCCCCCATTGATCAAAGCTATTAATATCCCAAATCACGCCTTGAACGAAAATTTTATGCTCATATAAAGCTATCAAAGAGCCTATATTTTTAGGGTTGATCTCATCAATTAAGAGTATATTACTTGGACGGTTTCCTGAAAAAACCCTATGTGGGGCTAGCTTTTTAGCCTCCTCCTCATTCATACCCTTGGCTAAATTTTCCTCATAAGCTTGCTTAAAATCCTTGCCCATCATCAAGGCCTCAGCTTGGGCAAAGACATTGCTGATTAAAATTTCGTGATGTCCTGGTAAATTTCCTTTCTTACTCAAAGAAACAATCAAATCCATAGGGCTTAGATGAGTTCCTTGGTGCAAAAGCTGAAAAAAGGCATGCTGAGAATTAATCCCCATATCACCCCAAATAATAGGCGAGGTGTCATAATCAAGCCTTTGACCACTTTTGCTAACCTGCTTCCCATTGCTTTCCATATCAAGTTGCTGGATAAATTTAGGAAAATAGCGAAGATGTTGATCATAAGGTATGATTAAATGACTTCCAGCGTCAAAAAAATTAATATACCACACCCCAAGAAGAGCCAAGATAACAGGCATATTTTCTTCAAATTTAGCCCCTGCAAAATGTTCATCCATTAAATGAGCACCCTCTAATAAGAGCTTGAAATTTTCCTTACCCAAATAAATCATAATAGCAAGTCCCACAGCACACCAAAGGCTGTAACGACCTCCTACCCAGTTCCAAAACTCAAAGATGTTCTCAGCTGCTATGCCAAAATTTTTAGCTGCCTGCGTATTAGTTGAAACTGCGACAAAATGCTTAGCTATAAAGCTTTCATCAAGGGCATAATCTAAAAACCACTTCCTTGCTGTAAGAGCGTTTGTTAAGGTTTCTTGAGTGGCAAAGGTCTTAGAAGCTACGATAAAAAGCGTGGTTTGAGGGTGGATATTTTTAAGCACGCCTTGAAGCTGCACCCCATCAACATTTGAGACAAAATACATATTAAGACGGGGGTGTCCGTAGTTTTTAAGAGCCTTGCAAACCATCAAAGCACCAAGATCAGATCCTCCTATGCCAATATTAACTATATCAGTGATGGGCTGGTGGGTATATCCTAGCCACTGACCCAAACGAAGCCTATCAGAAAAGTCTTGCATACGGCTTAAAACCTCGCTTACATTTTTCATAATGTCCTTGCCATCGACATAGATAGGATTTTTCTTATCATTTCTTAAGGCTGTGTGTAGGGCGGCTCTATTTTCTGTGGTATTAATCTTTTCTCCTT contains:
- the pgi gene encoding glucose-6-phosphate isomerase, translated to MSLKELKSFEKLQKHFEKMSSLHMKELFLKDKLRYKKYFLSLGGLRLDYSKNRINDDTLNLLFELAKELKLKEKIKAMFQGEKINTTENRAALHTALRNDKKNPIYVDGKDIMKNVSEVLSRMQDFSDRLRLGQWLGYTHQPITDIVNIGIGGSDLGALMVCKALKNYGHPRLNMYFVSNVDGVQLQGVLKNIHPQTTLFIVASKTFATQETLTNALTARKWFLDYALDESFIAKHFVAVSTNTQAAKNFGIAAENIFEFWNWVGGRYSLWCAVGLAIMIYLGKENFKLLLEGAHLMDEHFAGAKFEENMPVILALLGVWYINFFDAGSHLIIPYDQHLRYFPKFIQQLDMESNGKQVSKSGQRLDYDTSPIIWGDMGINSQHAFFQLLHQGTHLSPMDLIVSLSKKGNLPGHHEILISNVFAQAEALMMGKDFKQAYEENLAKGMNEEEAKKLAPHRVFSGNRPSNILLIDEINPKNIGSLIALYEHKIFVQGVIWDINSFDQWGVELGKELAKDILAKLYNEKALKEHDSSTNHLIEIYKEFNSKF